In Leptotrichia sp. OH3620_COT-345, the following proteins share a genomic window:
- a CDS encoding RnfABCDGE type electron transport complex subunit D: MKIIFKRTTPNYRNILSTQEIMLYLTITLLIVSAVSAGYYFTLGADYGIKAVLMIAVSLISAYLCEAAYFYMLKEKDILKAVNRSFPYVTAILFALILPIGTPYYVVISGSLFSILIGKLIFGGFGQNIFNPALIGRVFVMMSYGDKLTAVLPSKAVDSVSGATPTTMLSGTGWSGNVGVSLTNLYIGFYKGSIGETFALLIIILGIFLAIKKVLDWRLPVFYIGTSFIITFITALVHGLSPFGFALVQIGIGGLIFGGVFMLTDPVTSPSSPYGKIIFAIGAAFFTMLLRYRSNMPEGVLYSILIMNMLTPMIDRYTISPTNENENRKKIYVIGLIGISALLITLFWRGA, from the coding sequence ATGAAAATAATATTTAAAAGAACTACACCGAATTACAGAAATATTTTATCCACACAGGAAATAATGCTCTATCTTACAATAACTCTATTAATTGTTTCTGCAGTTTCCGCAGGATATTATTTTACTCTTGGAGCTGATTACGGAATAAAAGCAGTTTTAATGATTGCAGTATCACTGATTTCAGCATATTTATGTGAAGCGGCTTATTTTTATATGCTTAAAGAAAAGGATATATTAAAAGCTGTAAACCGATCATTTCCTTATGTAACTGCAATACTGTTCGCACTTATTTTACCTATAGGTACTCCTTATTATGTAGTTATATCAGGAAGTCTATTTTCCATACTTATAGGGAAATTAATATTTGGAGGATTTGGACAGAATATATTTAATCCTGCTCTTATAGGTCGGGTTTTTGTGATGATGTCCTATGGAGATAAATTAACGGCTGTATTACCTTCAAAGGCAGTAGATTCAGTGAGCGGTGCTACCCCTACAACAATGCTTTCAGGAACAGGATGGTCAGGAAATGTGGGTGTATCTCTGACAAATTTATATATAGGATTTTATAAAGGATCTATTGGAGAAACTTTTGCTTTACTTATAATAATATTGGGAATATTTTTAGCGATTAAGAAAGTTTTGGACTGGAGATTACCTGTGTTTTATATAGGAACTTCTTTTATAATCACTTTTATAACAGCACTCGTTCACGGATTATCCCCTTTCGGTTTTGCCTTAGTACAGATAGGGATAGGAGGATTGATATTTGGAGGAGTGTTTATGCTGACTGATCCCGTTACATCCCCTTCAAGTCCATACGGGAAAATAATATTTGCAATAGGAGCGGCATTTTTTACAATGCTTTTAAGATACAGGTCGAATATGCCTGAAGGTGTTCTTTATTCGATACTTATTATGAATATGTTGACACCTATGATAGACAGGTATACAATATCTCCTACAAATGAAAATGAAAATAGAAAGAAAATATATGTTATAGGACTTATTGGAATAAGTGCTTTATTGATAACATTATTCTGGAGAGGTGCATAA